One genomic segment of Brassica napus cultivar Da-Ae chromosome A3, Da-Ae, whole genome shotgun sequence includes these proteins:
- the LOC111197862 gene encoding protein tesmin/TSO1-like CXC 3 isoform X2 produces the protein METPQKTIIQNGTAVSKLKNSPVFNYINNLSPIKPVRSIPIAQTFGSLSPSVYTPPHKGSRFKRSLLKSYLLFSSSSYLFIWNMFSFCSHTYFSDPAKELVEEALLETVPPKILKNDCLSTPPSRAAANDGSCGDGKTDLQKLCDGNVKRKSDTPDWETQFPDTPEMLIYDTLNDSEADRCFLPASSDLKRRSCGGTKPRLEPVSNSKELADALHRGVRRRLLDFEMPDNQTSEKSSSSCVVPPSTGLHLNTAFAMSSKDTNEYSLSANIKVGLQNSTPPVLHSHDILRENETGEAAGQSVVEEIQKSSLALVEMNQSSPKKKRLKSDQAGEGESSCKRCHCKKSKCLKLYCECFASGVYCIVSCSCVDCFNKPIHEDTVLATRKQIESRNPIAFAPKVIRNTDSSIMEAGVDASKTPASVRHKRGCNCKKSNCVKKYCECYQSGVGCSINCRCEGCKNAFGKKDVSSFVGMDIKQDGESKTGQTQQNNELFSYVPLPPSTPMSLRQPLAQLPISSNNMLLPQQSQQLHGASGSFLYENQSFRKQGMGLLSRTETITEDIENVIPSPITNINTVSPNSKRVSLLHLDPPVLTPRRRNGERKLLLSIPAFPSLPPHH, from the exons ATGGAGACACCGCAAAAAACTATAATCCAGAATGGGACTGCAGTTTCTAAACTCAAA AACTCTCCAGTGTTCAACTACATAAACAACCTATCTCCAATCAAACCTGTCAGATCAATCCCAATCGCTCAAACCTTTGGCTCTCTCAGTCCTTCTGTCTACACTCCCCCTCACAAAGGATCTCGTTTCAAAAGGTCATTACTCAAAAGTTacctcctcttctcttcttcctcctatCTTTTTATTTGGAATATGTTTTCGTTTTGCAGTCATACTTACTTCTCCGACCCTGCCAAAGAGTTAGTAGAAGAAGCTTTACTTGAAACCGTACCGCCAAAAATACTCAAGAATGACTGCCTTTCTACTCCTCCTAGTAGAGCTGCTGCCAATGATGGTTCTTGTGGAGATGGTAAGACCGATCTGCAGAAGCTGTGTGACGGCAATGTCAAGCGTAAAAGTGATACTCCAGATTGGGAAACTCAGTTTCCGGATACTCCTGAAATGTTGATTTATGATACACTGAATGATTCGGAGGCTGATAGATGCTTCTTGCCGGCATCATCAGACCTTAAAAGACGTTCATGTGGTGGTACAAAGCCAAGACTGGAGCCTGTTTCAAACAGCAAAGAGTTGGCAGAT GCTCTTCACCGAGGAGTAAGAAGACGCCTTCTAGACTTTGAGATGCCTGACAACCAAACGTCAGAAAAATCTTCATCGAGTTGTGTAGTACCACCTAGCACTGGTCTGCATCTTAACACCGCCTTTGCAATGTCCTCTAAGGACACCAATGAGTACTCATTATCCGCAAACATTAAAGTCGGTTTGCAAAATTCTACCCCTCCGGTTCTTCACTCACATGACATTTTGAGAGAAAACGAAACCGGGGAAGCTGCAGGACAAAGTGTAGTAGAAGAGATTCAAAAGTCTTCTTTAGCTTTAGTAGAAATGAATCAAAGCAGTCCAAAGAAGAAGAG ACTTAAGTCTGACCAAGCAGGAGAAGGAGAGTCATCATGTAAACGGTGCCACTGCAAAAAATCCAAATGTTTGAAACT TTACTGTGAATGCTTTGCTTCTGGAGTTTATTGCATAGTTTCATGTTCATGTGTAGATTGCTTCAACAAACCAATCCACGAAGACACTGTCTTAGCTACTCGCAAACAGATTGAATCCCGGAATCCAATTGCCTTTGCTCCTAAAGTCATTAGAAATACTGATTCTTCCATCATGGAAGCTGGTGTTGATGCAAGCAAAACTCCAGCTTCAGTGCGGCACAAAAGAGGTTGCAACTGCAAGAAATCAAACTGTGTGAAGAAATATTGTGAATGCTATCAG AGTGGAGTTGGTTGTTCCATAAACTGTAGATGTGAAGGATGTAAGAATGCATTTGGTAAAAAAGATG TGTCTTCATTTGTTGGTATGGATATCAAACAAGATGGTGAAAGTAAAACAGGGCAAACACAACAGAACAACGAGTTGTTTAGTTATGTGCCACTTCCACCTTCAACACCAATGTCATTAAG ACAACCATTGGCTCAACTTCCCATCTCATCCAACAACATGCTGCTTCCTCAACAGTCTCAGCAACTTCATGGAGCTTCTGGATCTTTCTTATACGAGAACCAATCTTTCAGAAAACAAGGCATGGGTTTGTTGTCAAGGACTGAGACAATCACAGAGGATATTGAGAATGTTATTCCATCTCCAATAACTAACATCAATACAGTGTCTCCCAACAGCAAAAGGGTTTCCCTGCTTCATCTTGATCCACCAGTATTGACTCCAAGGAGAAGAAATGGTGAGAGGAAGCTGTTACTGTCAATTCCAGCTTTTCCTTCTCTCCCTCCACaccattaa
- the LOC111197862 gene encoding protein tesmin/TSO1-like CXC 3 isoform X1: MQNSPVFNYINNLSPIKPVRSIPIAQTFGSLSPSVYTPPHKGSRFKSHTYFSDPAKELVEEALLETVPPKILKNDCLSTPPSRAAANDGSCGDGKTDLQKLCDGNVKRKSDTPDWETQFPDTPEMLIYDTLNDSEADRCFLPASSDLKRRSCGGTKPRLEPVSNSKELADALHRGVRRRLLDFEMPDNQTSEKSSSSCVVPPSTGLHLNTAFAMSSKDTNEYSLSANIKVGLQNSTPPVLHSHDILRENETGEAAGQSVVEEIQKSSLALVEMNQSSPKKKRLKSDQAGEGESSCKRCHCKKSKCLKLYCECFASGVYCIVSCSCVDCFNKPIHEDTVLATRKQIESRNPIAFAPKVIRNTDSSIMEAGVDASKTPASVRHKRGCNCKKSNCVKKYCECYQSGVGCSINCRCEGCKNAFGKKDVSSFVGMDIKQDGESKTGQTQQNNELFSYVPLPPSTPMSLRQPLAQLPISSNNMLLPQQSQQLHGASGSFLYENQSFRKQGMGLLSRTETITEDIENVIPSPITNINTVSPNSKRVSLLHLDPPVLTPRRRNGERKLLLSIPAFPSLPPHH, from the exons ATGCAGAACTCTCCAGTGTTCAACTACATAAACAACCTATCTCCAATCAAACCTGTCAGATCAATCCCAATCGCTCAAACCTTTGGCTCTCTCAGTCCTTCTGTCTACACTCCCCCTCACAAAGGATCTCGTTTCAAAAG TCATACTTACTTCTCCGACCCTGCCAAAGAGTTAGTAGAAGAAGCTTTACTTGAAACCGTACCGCCAAAAATACTCAAGAATGACTGCCTTTCTACTCCTCCTAGTAGAGCTGCTGCCAATGATGGTTCTTGTGGAGATGGTAAGACCGATCTGCAGAAGCTGTGTGACGGCAATGTCAAGCGTAAAAGTGATACTCCAGATTGGGAAACTCAGTTTCCGGATACTCCTGAAATGTTGATTTATGATACACTGAATGATTCGGAGGCTGATAGATGCTTCTTGCCGGCATCATCAGACCTTAAAAGACGTTCATGTGGTGGTACAAAGCCAAGACTGGAGCCTGTTTCAAACAGCAAAGAGTTGGCAGAT GCTCTTCACCGAGGAGTAAGAAGACGCCTTCTAGACTTTGAGATGCCTGACAACCAAACGTCAGAAAAATCTTCATCGAGTTGTGTAGTACCACCTAGCACTGGTCTGCATCTTAACACCGCCTTTGCAATGTCCTCTAAGGACACCAATGAGTACTCATTATCCGCAAACATTAAAGTCGGTTTGCAAAATTCTACCCCTCCGGTTCTTCACTCACATGACATTTTGAGAGAAAACGAAACCGGGGAAGCTGCAGGACAAAGTGTAGTAGAAGAGATTCAAAAGTCTTCTTTAGCTTTAGTAGAAATGAATCAAAGCAGTCCAAAGAAGAAGAG ACTTAAGTCTGACCAAGCAGGAGAAGGAGAGTCATCATGTAAACGGTGCCACTGCAAAAAATCCAAATGTTTGAAACT TTACTGTGAATGCTTTGCTTCTGGAGTTTATTGCATAGTTTCATGTTCATGTGTAGATTGCTTCAACAAACCAATCCACGAAGACACTGTCTTAGCTACTCGCAAACAGATTGAATCCCGGAATCCAATTGCCTTTGCTCCTAAAGTCATTAGAAATACTGATTCTTCCATCATGGAAGCTGGTGTTGATGCAAGCAAAACTCCAGCTTCAGTGCGGCACAAAAGAGGTTGCAACTGCAAGAAATCAAACTGTGTGAAGAAATATTGTGAATGCTATCAG AGTGGAGTTGGTTGTTCCATAAACTGTAGATGTGAAGGATGTAAGAATGCATTTGGTAAAAAAGATG TGTCTTCATTTGTTGGTATGGATATCAAACAAGATGGTGAAAGTAAAACAGGGCAAACACAACAGAACAACGAGTTGTTTAGTTATGTGCCACTTCCACCTTCAACACCAATGTCATTAAG ACAACCATTGGCTCAACTTCCCATCTCATCCAACAACATGCTGCTTCCTCAACAGTCTCAGCAACTTCATGGAGCTTCTGGATCTTTCTTATACGAGAACCAATCTTTCAGAAAACAAGGCATGGGTTTGTTGTCAAGGACTGAGACAATCACAGAGGATATTGAGAATGTTATTCCATCTCCAATAACTAACATCAATACAGTGTCTCCCAACAGCAAAAGGGTTTCCCTGCTTCATCTTGATCCACCAGTATTGACTCCAAGGAGAAGAAATGGTGAGAGGAAGCTGTTACTGTCAATTCCAGCTTTTCCTTCTCTCCCTCCACaccattaa
- the LOC111214192 gene encoding CRC domain-containing protein TSO1, whose amino-acid sequence MDNENSQKESASKIETPTPKSKFEDSPVFNFINNLSPFEPVKSFSSVQTFSSLSFTSPPPVFTSPHPTFHRESRFFRCQNSVDRSKALDSKEEVVADVDLNKEATLEDDEETSCELPQILSSDSQSPPHHGEDIVTQVLLPPPGEDNNGSSSEDVKMRLLNILDAQEENGTPGSRRLMADAAELLVFRSPNDSEAFTCLVDQISSSERRFCAGVKLPTQQHDIIPANGSTNDNEPLAVVPNQPVSNVHRGSMRRRCLDFEIPRKRKKDDDEQTVSDNNKAESSSSKCGLPGIGLHLNAIAMASRNTKISITHEYSSSGEIQNTFSGSIAPVHSQDTVPEALEQAESQPGEESAVEEATELIPDSLQKKKQVLEGGEGESSCKRCNCKKSKCLKLYCECFAAGVYCIEPCSCVDCFNKPIHEDTVLATRKQIESRNPLAFAPKVIRNSDSIMDTSDDASKTPASARHKRGCNCKKSNCLKKYCECYQSGVGCSINCRCEGCKNAFGRKDAYLHAIMESKQEEDHETYEKRTADMSKEAERNPSSEQPLTPLPPYKHLVVHQPFLPRNKLPPTQFFLGAGSSSFRKPEGESGNEKKPLETVIEDKTEILPDILNTSPIKANSPNSKRVSPAHIGSSEPGSILGKRSNGRKLILRSIPAFPSLNPNQ is encoded by the exons ATGGACAATGAGAATTCTCAGAAGGAGTCTGCCTCCAAGATCGAAACCCCAACTCCAAAATCCAAATTCGAG GACTCTCCAGTGTTCAACTTCATTAACAATCTCTCTCCCTTTGAGCCAGTCAAGTCCTTCTCCAGTGTTCAGACGTTTAGCTCTCTCAGTTTCACTTCTCCTCCTCCTGTTTTCACCTCTCCTCACCCTACTTTTCACCGAGAGTCCAGATTCTTTAGATG TCAGAACTCTGTTGATCGTTCAAAGGCCTTAGATtctaaagaagaagttgtggctGATGTAGATCTAAACAAAGAGGCTACtctggaagatgatgaagaaactTCTTGTGAGCTGCCACAGATCCTCAGCTCTGACAGCCAAAGTCCTCCTCATCACGGTGAAGATATTGTCACCCAAGTACTCCTACCTCCTCCAGGAGAAGACAACAATGGCTCGTCTTCAGAGGATGTCAAAATGAGGCTCCTGAACATTCTTGATGCTCAGGAAGAGAATGGCACTCCTGGCTCTAGACGTTTGATGGCAGATGCAGCTGAGCTTCTAGTGTTTCGGTCTCCCAATGACTCGGAGGCTTTTACATGCCTTGTTGATCAAATATCTAGCTCTGAGAGACGTTTCTGCGCTGGTGTCAAGCTGCCAACCCAGCAGCACGATATCATTCCAGCCAATGGATCCACCAATGATAATGAACCTTTAGCAGTAGTTCCCAATCAG CCTGTCTCTAACGTGCACCGTGGTAGCATGCGAAGACGTTGTCTAGACTTTGAGATACCAAGGAAGCGGAAGAAGGATGACGATGAGCAAACTGTGTCTGACAACAATAAGGCCGAATCTTCTTCCTCCAAATGTGGTCTACCTGGTATTGGTCTCCATCTAAACGCCATTGCAATGGCCTCAAGGAACACTAAGATCAGCATCACGCATGAGTATTCATCATCTGGAGAGATTCAAAACACTTTCTCAGGCTCCATCGCTCCGGTTCACTCCCAAGACACCGTGCCAGAAGCTTTGGAGCAAGCAGAGAGCCAGCCAGGGGAAGAGTCGGCTGTAGAAGAAGCTACCGAGTTGATTCCGGACAGCCTTCAGAAAAAGAAGCAAGTTCTTGAAGGTGGAGAGGGAGAGTCATCATGTAAGAGATGCAACTGCAAAAAGTCAAAGTGTTTGAAGCT TTACTGTGAATGCTTTGCTGCTGGGGTCTATTGCATAGAGCCATGCTCATGTGTTGATTGCTTCAACAAACCAATTCATGAAGACACTGTTTTGGCTACTCGCAAACAGATTGAGTCCAGAAACCCACTTGCATTTGCTCCTAAAGTCATCAGAAACTCTGATTCCATCATGGACACTAGC GATGATGCAAGTAAAACTCCAGCGTCTGCACGACACAAGCGAGGCTGCAACTGCAAGAAATCAAACTGTCTGAAGAAATACTGTGAATGCTATCAG AGTGGAGTTGGCTGTTCCATAAACTGTAGATGTGAAGGATGCAAGAATGCTTTCGGAAGAAAAGATG CGTATTTACATGCTATCATGGAGAGCAAGCAAGAGGAGGATCACGAAACATATGAGAAAAGAACAGCAGACATGTCGAAAGAGGCCGAGCGGAACCCAAGTTCTGAACAACCTTTAACACCACTGCCACCGtacaa acatTTGGTGGTTCATCAGCCATTTTTGCCTAGGAACAAGCTGCCTCCGACACAGTTCTTCCTCGGCGCCGGTTCGTCCTCTTTTAGAAAGCCAGAGGGTGAGTCAGGGAATGAGAAGAAGCCGCTTGAAACCGTGATAGAAGACAAAACAGAGATTTTGCCTGATATTCTCAACACTTCCCCTATTAAGGCAAACTCTCCCAACAGCAAGAGAGTCTCTCCTGCTCACATTGGCTCCTCGGAACCGGGCTCAATCCTAGGGAAGAGAAGTAATGGCCGGAAGCTGATATTACGGTCTATTCCAGCTTTTCCTTCTCTTAACCCAAATCAGTGA